From the Gordonia bronchialis DSM 43247 genome, one window contains:
- a CDS encoding Rv2732c family membrane protein: MTDATHPRDRGTDGGGTNGGGAGSGDTAGGGAPRPQESNVDADFAQYAGDLRKAEKKVAGEIDPGARALVVAVAVLVAMLSLILPHTGSASGIEVLTNAPDAKAELVTITSKVFVYLLTIFGIGASMLALLTRRWFIAWVALCGNAIACVAGMLAWWSRNTPGVGNVQPPSGVGIGLILGWLAVLVLTFHWARVVWARSTYHLALEEERRKEAAARDAHALSLQRKHDSRDLGDTD; this comes from the coding sequence ATGACCGACGCAACCCACCCGCGTGACCGTGGGACAGATGGCGGGGGGACAAATGGCGGGGGAGCAGGCAGCGGCGATACAGCCGGCGGCGGGGCACCGCGCCCGCAGGAGAGCAACGTCGACGCCGATTTCGCGCAGTATGCCGGTGATCTGCGCAAAGCGGAGAAAAAGGTCGCCGGGGAGATCGATCCCGGCGCGCGGGCACTGGTGGTGGCGGTCGCCGTCCTGGTGGCGATGTTGTCACTGATCCTCCCGCATACCGGGTCGGCCAGCGGGATCGAGGTGCTGACCAACGCACCCGACGCCAAGGCCGAGTTGGTGACCATCACCTCCAAGGTCTTCGTCTACCTGCTCACGATCTTCGGCATCGGCGCATCCATGCTCGCGTTGCTCACCCGCCGCTGGTTCATCGCCTGGGTCGCGCTCTGCGGCAACGCCATCGCCTGTGTCGCCGGCATGCTCGCCTGGTGGTCACGCAACACGCCCGGCGTGGGCAACGTGCAGCCGCCGTCGGGTGTGGGTATCGGGCTCATCCTGGGTTGGCTGGCCGTGCTGGTCCTGACCTTCCACTGGGCGCGGGTGGTGTGGGCGCGCAGCACCTACCACCTGGCGCTGGAAGAAGAACGTCGCAAGGAAGCCGCGGCGCGTGACGCCCACGCGCTGTCACTGCAGCGCAAACACGACAGCCGCGACCTGGGCGACACCGACTAG
- a CDS encoding class III extradiol ring-cleavage dioxygenase family protein, producing the protein MLPVSSEVVFVPSAPLLVPRLAGPAATDTEPVRDAAVSALRMAAEGIERWVAIGVSDEAARGRLSTPHTGTFAGFGVDVPVTLDRGRSDGATTTPAPMATPMPLSMLIAGWLRGQVGVVRMGAILVGRDTTPEECTRIGTELAAELEIGGPGAEAVPIGVLVVGDGATALSAKAPAGGRRESAVVLQKVIDQAIGRPDPIGLAELGVADCEAEGVGGRVAWQVAAALCAGGELAARVDYCAAPFGVGYTVARWTAKPPTGQGS; encoded by the coding sequence GTGTTGCCTGTGTCGTCCGAGGTCGTCTTCGTCCCGAGTGCCCCGCTGCTCGTTCCCCGGCTCGCTGGACCCGCGGCCACCGACACCGAACCGGTTCGCGACGCCGCGGTGTCGGCGCTGCGGATGGCCGCCGAGGGCATCGAACGGTGGGTGGCGATCGGCGTCTCCGATGAGGCCGCGCGTGGACGACTGTCGACACCGCACACCGGGACCTTCGCGGGTTTCGGCGTCGACGTGCCGGTGACACTGGACCGCGGCCGGTCCGACGGCGCGACGACCACACCGGCACCGATGGCAACGCCCATGCCGTTGTCGATGCTGATCGCCGGCTGGCTGCGTGGACAGGTGGGCGTGGTGCGCATGGGAGCGATCCTCGTCGGACGTGACACCACTCCCGAGGAATGCACGCGCATCGGGACCGAGCTGGCCGCGGAACTCGAGATCGGCGGACCGGGCGCGGAGGCGGTGCCGATCGGGGTGCTCGTCGTGGGCGACGGTGCGACCGCGCTGTCGGCGAAGGCGCCCGCCGGCGGCCGCCGGGAGTCGGCGGTGGTGTTGCAGAAGGTGATCGACCAAGCGATCGGCCGGCCCGACCCGATCGGGTTGGCCGAGCTCGGCGTGGCCGACTGCGAGGCCGAGGGCGTCGGGGGTCGGGTGGCGTGGCAGGTCGCGGCCGCGCTGTGCGCCGGTGGCGAACTCGCCGCGCGCGTCGACTATTGCGCGGCACCCTTCGGGGTGGGATACACGGTGGCGCGCTGGACCGCCAAGCCGCCCACCGGTCAGGGATCGTGA
- a CDS encoding IS630 family transposase has protein sequence MATRGPRAVDIVLTDDERRELEGWARRRTTASGLAMRSRIVLAAADGGSNTEVAQRLGLNRGTVRRWRGRFVEHRCEGLLDEPRPGRPRTVGDEQIKDLITATLETTPKNATHWSTRAMAEHLDMSQSTVSRVWRAFGLAPHKQDSWKLSKDPMFTEKVRDVVGLYMNPPERALVLCVDEKTQIQALDRTQPIFPMLPGTPQRASHDYVRNGTSSLYAALDIASGKVIGSLHSRHRATEFIGFLRRIDAEVPDELDVHLVMDNASTHKTPAVKRWLTSHPRFVVHFTPTSSSWMNLVERWFAELTTKKLQRSTHRTVRALNADIRAWIETWNDNPRPYVWVKTADQILDSIAHYCTRINDSEH, from the coding sequence ATGGCAACCCGGGGTCCGCGAGCAGTGGATATTGTTCTGACCGATGACGAGCGCCGTGAGCTCGAAGGGTGGGCGCGTCGGCGAACGACGGCCTCGGGTTTGGCGATGCGCTCACGAATCGTTCTCGCTGCCGCTGATGGCGGGTCGAATACCGAAGTGGCACAACGACTCGGCCTCAACCGAGGTACCGTGCGGCGATGGCGAGGCCGGTTCGTCGAGCACCGCTGCGAGGGGTTGCTCGACGAACCCCGGCCCGGGCGACCTCGAACCGTCGGCGACGAGCAGATCAAAGACCTGATCACCGCAACTCTCGAGACCACTCCGAAGAATGCGACACACTGGTCGACGCGGGCGATGGCTGAGCATCTCGACATGTCGCAGTCAACTGTTTCGCGTGTATGGAGAGCGTTCGGATTGGCTCCACACAAACAGGATTCGTGGAAGCTGTCGAAAGATCCCATGTTCACCGAGAAGGTCCGCGACGTCGTCGGGCTCTACATGAACCCACCCGAACGTGCCCTGGTGCTCTGCGTTGACGAGAAGACCCAGATCCAAGCGCTCGATCGCACCCAGCCGATCTTTCCCATGCTCCCGGGCACCCCGCAACGGGCCAGCCACGACTACGTGCGCAACGGCACCTCCAGCCTGTACGCGGCGTTGGACATCGCGTCGGGCAAAGTCATCGGTTCGCTTCACTCACGGCATCGCGCAACGGAGTTCATCGGATTCCTCCGCAGGATCGACGCCGAGGTGCCCGACGAGCTCGACGTCCACCTGGTCATGGACAACGCCTCTACCCACAAGACGCCCGCGGTCAAACGATGGCTGACCTCGCACCCACGATTCGTTGTCCACTTCACCCCGACGAGCTCATCCTGGATGAACCTCGTCGAACGCTGGTTCGCCGAACTGACCACCAAGAAGCTCCAACGCTCCACCCACCGCACCGTGAGAGCGCTCAACGCCGACATCAGAGCATGGATCGAGACCTGGAACGACAACCCCCGCCCCTACGTGTGGGTCAAGACCGCTGACCAGATCCTCGACTCCATCGCCCACTACTGCACACGAATTAATGACTCAGAACACTAG
- the miaA gene encoding tRNA (adenosine(37)-N6)-dimethylallyltransferase MiaA: MADRDLAVRPVAVVGPTAGGKSDLALDLAEHLGGEIVNIDAMQQYRGMDIGTAKVPVAQRRGIPHHQIDVLEVTEVATVARYQAAATADVERLLAAGRVPVIVGGSMMYIQGLLDGWSFPETNPDVRRRYEDELEALGVAHLHRRLGEVDPAAAASILPTDGRRIVRALEVVEITGRPFAASAPTIGEPRWGTTILALDRDTAELDGRIRERTRAMFADGLVDEVVHLREHGLAHGRTASRAIGYVQVLAALAGEYDMAAAEELTFIGTRRYVRRQRSWFRRDHRIRWLDAGEPALLDRALSAIGDTAPPRTLE, translated from the coding sequence ATGGCCGATCGCGATCTCGCCGTCCGGCCCGTCGCGGTGGTGGGACCGACGGCCGGCGGCAAATCGGACCTCGCCCTCGACCTGGCCGAACACCTCGGTGGCGAGATCGTGAACATCGACGCCATGCAGCAGTACCGCGGCATGGACATCGGCACCGCCAAGGTGCCGGTCGCGCAGCGACGCGGCATACCGCATCACCAGATCGACGTCCTCGAGGTGACCGAGGTCGCGACGGTCGCCCGGTATCAGGCCGCCGCCACCGCCGACGTCGAGCGTCTGCTCGCCGCCGGGCGGGTACCGGTGATCGTCGGCGGCTCGATGATGTACATCCAGGGGTTGCTCGACGGCTGGAGCTTCCCGGAGACCAATCCCGACGTGCGTCGCCGCTACGAGGATGAGCTCGAGGCGCTCGGCGTGGCGCACCTGCATCGACGGCTCGGCGAGGTCGACCCGGCGGCAGCGGCCTCGATCCTGCCCACCGATGGCAGGCGCATCGTGCGGGCGTTGGAGGTGGTCGAGATCACCGGGCGTCCGTTTGCCGCGTCGGCACCGACGATCGGCGAACCACGTTGGGGTACAACAATTCTCGCTCTCGACCGGGATACCGCAGAGCTCGATGGCCGGATCCGCGAACGGACCCGGGCGATGTTCGCGGACGGTCTGGTGGACGAGGTCGTCCACCTCCGCGAGCACGGGCTCGCCCACGGCCGGACGGCGTCGCGGGCCATCGGATATGTGCAGGTCCTCGCGGCGCTGGCCGGCGAGTACGACATGGCGGCCGCGGAGGAACTCACGTTCATCGGTACCCGGCGCTATGTGCGGCGACAGCGGTCCTGGTTCCGCCGGGATCACCGCATCCGGTGGCTCGACGCGGGGGAGCCGGCGTTGCTCGACCGTGCGCTGTCCGCGATCGGCGACACCGCCCCCCCACGTACCCTGGAGTGA
- the dapF gene encoding diaminopimelate epimerase, producing the protein MTTSTGLRFVKGHGTQNDFVILADPAADLDIDASLVAALCDRPRGIGADGLLRVARAGALVAAGVLEMLPDGVAPDDWFMDYRNADGSIAEMCGNGVRVFAHFLRARGLVDVDEFTVGSRAGGRPVTVHSHDALSADVTVEMGQATVDFDAAVRIGDDLYVGTKVDVGNPHLACVVGDLDVDELAAVDFTAGVRLEAADFPHGANVELLTRPAVADDGVLTAHMRVFERGVGETRSCGTGLVAAAAAAFAGRGEPGGDLRIHVPGGTVLVTIAATGTRLRGPSMLVAEGELRDGWCGGPGGK; encoded by the coding sequence ATGACGACCAGCACCGGACTGCGTTTCGTGAAGGGCCACGGCACCCAGAACGACTTCGTGATCCTCGCCGACCCGGCCGCCGACCTCGACATCGACGCATCGCTGGTCGCCGCGCTGTGCGACCGGCCCCGCGGTATCGGGGCCGATGGCCTGCTGCGAGTGGCGCGGGCGGGTGCGCTGGTCGCGGCCGGGGTGCTCGAGATGCTGCCCGACGGTGTCGCACCCGACGACTGGTTCATGGACTACCGCAACGCCGACGGGTCCATCGCCGAGATGTGCGGCAACGGGGTCCGCGTGTTCGCCCACTTCCTGCGCGCCCGCGGTCTCGTCGACGTCGATGAGTTCACCGTCGGGTCACGGGCGGGCGGCCGGCCGGTGACCGTTCACTCCCACGACGCGCTGTCCGCGGACGTCACGGTCGAGATGGGGCAGGCGACGGTCGATTTCGATGCGGCCGTCCGCATCGGCGACGACCTGTACGTGGGCACGAAGGTCGACGTCGGCAACCCGCATCTGGCCTGCGTCGTCGGCGATCTGGACGTCGACGAACTCGCCGCGGTCGACTTCACCGCCGGGGTGCGCCTCGAGGCCGCCGACTTCCCGCACGGGGCCAACGTCGAACTCCTCACCAGGCCCGCGGTGGCCGACGACGGCGTGCTGACCGCACACATGCGTGTCTTCGAACGAGGCGTCGGCGAAACCCGCAGCTGCGGAACCGGTCTCGTCGCGGCGGCGGCGGCCGCCTTCGCCGGGCGCGGCGAACCGGGTGGCGATCTGCGCATTCACGTCCCCGGCGGGACGGTGCTGGTGACCATCGCCGCGACGGGCACGCGGCTGCGCGGACCGTCGATGCTGGTAGCCGAAGGTGAACTCCGCGACGGCTGGTGTGGCGGTCCCGGCGGAAAATGA
- a CDS encoding DUF349 domain-containing protein: protein MTNPTDPASATDTPTDQPAPTPPSPASIPKPGPRPKPGPRLGGTAKTADAAAVPPPIAPTLISHGDPHQFGRIDEYGVVWLKTAEGEREIASWHAGTVEEGLEHFAHRFDDLATEVEILEERLAARSGDPRKAQAAAQHLLDGLSQAHVIGDVAALEKRLNAIVGSADVVADQLKVDREKARAQAIARKEALAAEAEQLGAEATHWKSAGDRLREILDEWKTIKGVDRKTDDVLWKRYAKARDAFNRRRGAHFAELDRERAGARSRKEELIAAAEELCGSTDWGPTSARFRELLAEWKAVGRAPRDADDALWQRFKAAQDVFFSARNAATSERDAEFAANAQAKVALLDNAEKAIDPAADLEAARREFRVFRDKWDEIGKVPRDQMQSLEARARALEKRIRDAEESQWQRTDPEALARAAQFADRASALEEQARKAADRGKESEAAGLREQAAQWREWAQAAQSAVTDR, encoded by the coding sequence ATGACCAACCCGACCGATCCCGCATCCGCGACGGACACGCCGACGGACCAGCCCGCCCCGACGCCACCCAGTCCGGCGTCGATACCCAAGCCGGGCCCGCGACCCAAACCTGGTCCGCGTCTGGGCGGCACTGCGAAGACGGCGGACGCCGCAGCCGTCCCCCCGCCGATCGCCCCGACGTTGATCAGCCACGGAGATCCGCACCAGTTCGGCCGGATCGACGAATACGGTGTGGTCTGGCTCAAGACGGCCGAGGGCGAACGTGAGATCGCGTCGTGGCATGCGGGCACCGTCGAAGAGGGACTCGAACATTTCGCCCATCGCTTCGACGATCTCGCCACCGAGGTGGAGATCCTCGAAGAGCGACTGGCGGCACGGTCGGGTGATCCGCGCAAGGCACAGGCCGCGGCGCAGCACCTACTGGACGGACTGTCGCAGGCCCACGTCATCGGGGATGTGGCCGCGCTCGAGAAGCGCCTCAACGCGATCGTCGGGAGTGCCGACGTGGTCGCCGATCAGCTCAAGGTGGACCGGGAAAAGGCGCGCGCACAGGCCATCGCACGCAAGGAGGCGCTGGCCGCGGAGGCCGAGCAGCTCGGTGCCGAGGCCACGCACTGGAAGTCCGCCGGTGACCGGCTCCGCGAGATCCTCGACGAGTGGAAGACCATCAAGGGTGTCGACCGCAAGACCGACGACGTGCTGTGGAAGCGCTACGCCAAGGCCCGCGACGCCTTCAACCGCCGTCGCGGCGCCCACTTCGCCGAGCTCGACAGGGAACGTGCCGGGGCGCGGTCCCGCAAGGAAGAGCTGATCGCGGCGGCCGAGGAGCTCTGCGGGTCCACCGACTGGGGCCCGACGTCGGCGCGCTTCCGGGAGTTGCTGGCCGAGTGGAAGGCGGTCGGACGCGCTCCCCGCGACGCCGACGACGCCCTCTGGCAGCGGTTCAAGGCCGCCCAGGACGTGTTCTTCTCCGCGCGCAACGCCGCGACCTCCGAGCGTGACGCCGAATTCGCCGCCAACGCCCAGGCCAAGGTCGCGTTGCTCGACAACGCGGAGAAGGCGATCGACCCGGCCGCCGACCTCGAGGCGGCCCGGCGCGAATTCCGGGTGTTCCGCGACAAGTGGGACGAGATCGGCAAGGTCCCGCGCGATCAGATGCAATCGCTCGAGGCCCGCGCCCGCGCGCTGGAGAAGCGCATCCGCGACGCCGAGGAGTCGCAGTGGCAGCGCACCGACCCCGAGGCCCTGGCACGGGCGGCGCAGTTCGCCGATCGAGCGTCCGCGCTCGAGGAGCAGGCCCGCAAGGCCGCCGACCGGGGCAAGGAGTCCGAGGCCGCCGGGCTGCGCGAGCAGGCGGCACAGTGGCGGGAGTGGGCGCAGGCCGCGCAGAGCGCGGTCACCGACCGCTAG
- the miaB gene encoding tRNA (N6-isopentenyl adenosine(37)-C2)-methylthiotransferase MiaB: MSIDVSQRHAPVGSPDGTTLDGVQHGGVRRSYQVRTYGCQMNVHDSERIAGLLEDAGYVRAAEDDAADLVVFNTCAIRENADNKLYGNLSHLAPVKSRRPGMQIAVGGCLAQKDKDTVLKRAPWVDVVFGTHNIGSLPALLDRARHNDAAEVEILDALERFPSTLPAKRDSAYSGWVSVSVGCNNTCTFCIVPSLRGKEVDRRPGDILAEVTALVDQGVLEVTLLGQNVNAYGMSFADPELPRDRGAFADLLRACGRIDGLERVRFTSPHPAEFTDDVIDAMAQTPNVCPQLHMPLQSGSDRVLRAMRRSYRRTRFLGILDKVRAAMPHAAITTDIIVGFPGETEEDFAETLDVVEQARFSSAFTFQYSPRPGTPAATMPDQVPPEVVSERYQRLIALQERICLSENESLVGSAVELLVVDDDGRKSARTGRLTGRARDGRLVHFTVDDEGRTRIRPGDVVHTTVTAAAPHHLIADAGVSAHRTTRAGDAHEQQRTPTTAPVGVGLGLPGIGAPAPEPAVGCATGCGG; this comes from the coding sequence GTGAGTATCGACGTTTCGCAGCGCCACGCACCGGTCGGATCGCCCGATGGTACGACGCTCGATGGTGTTCAGCACGGGGGTGTCCGGCGCAGCTATCAGGTGCGCACCTACGGATGTCAGATGAACGTGCACGATTCCGAGCGGATCGCGGGTTTGCTGGAGGACGCGGGTTACGTGCGGGCCGCCGAGGACGACGCCGCCGATCTGGTGGTGTTCAACACCTGCGCCATCCGAGAGAACGCCGACAACAAGCTCTACGGCAATCTGTCGCATCTCGCGCCGGTCAAATCCCGGCGGCCCGGCATGCAGATCGCGGTCGGCGGCTGCCTGGCGCAGAAGGACAAGGACACCGTTCTCAAGCGCGCGCCGTGGGTCGACGTGGTGTTCGGCACCCACAACATCGGGTCGCTGCCGGCACTGCTGGACCGGGCCCGGCACAACGATGCCGCCGAGGTGGAGATCCTCGACGCCCTGGAACGTTTCCCGTCGACGCTGCCCGCCAAGCGTGACTCGGCCTACTCGGGCTGGGTGTCGGTGTCGGTCGGCTGCAACAACACCTGCACCTTCTGCATCGTGCCGTCACTGCGCGGCAAGGAGGTCGATCGTCGGCCCGGTGACATCCTGGCCGAGGTGACGGCATTGGTCGATCAGGGTGTGCTGGAGGTGACGCTGCTGGGCCAGAACGTGAACGCCTACGGGATGTCCTTCGCGGATCCGGAATTGCCGCGCGATCGCGGCGCCTTCGCCGATCTGTTGCGGGCCTGCGGGCGGATCGACGGACTCGAACGGGTCCGGTTCACCTCGCCGCATCCGGCCGAGTTCACCGACGACGTCATCGACGCGATGGCGCAGACCCCCAACGTGTGCCCCCAGCTGCACATGCCGCTGCAGTCCGGTTCCGATCGGGTCCTGCGCGCCATGCGTCGCAGCTACCGGCGGACGAGGTTCCTCGGCATTCTCGACAAGGTGCGCGCCGCGATGCCGCACGCAGCGATCACCACCGACATCATCGTCGGATTCCCGGGGGAGACCGAGGAGGACTTCGCCGAGACCCTCGACGTAGTGGAGCAGGCCCGATTCTCCAGCGCGTTCACCTTCCAGTACTCACCGCGGCCGGGAACGCCGGCCGCGACCATGCCTGATCAGGTCCCGCCGGAGGTCGTGTCGGAGCGCTATCAGCGGCTGATCGCACTGCAGGAACGAATCTGCTTGTCCGAGAACGAGTCGTTGGTCGGGTCCGCGGTGGAGCTGCTGGTCGTCGACGACGACGGACGCAAATCGGCACGCACCGGGCGGCTGACCGGACGTGCACGCGACGGTCGGCTCGTGCACTTCACCGTCGACGACGAGGGCCGGACCCGGATTCGTCCCGGTGACGTGGTCCACACGACAGTCACCGCGGCCGCACCCCACCACTTGATCGCCGACGCCGGGGTGAGCGCGCACCGCACCACCCGCGCCGGTGATGCACACGAGCAGCAGCGGACCCCGACCACGGCCCCGGTCGGGGTAGGTCTCGGACTGCCGGGCATCGGTGCGCCCGCACCCGAGCCGGCCGTCGGCTGCGCGACCGGGTGCGGCGGCTGA
- a CDS encoding HPr family phosphocarrier protein — translation MPSTTATVGSAVGLHARPATIIAEAAAEAGSPVTLALEGGDPVDAGSALMIMTLGAEKGTKVVVTADDQSTLDTIVKLVESDLDAE, via the coding sequence ATGCCCAGTACCACCGCCACCGTCGGATCGGCCGTCGGTCTGCACGCCCGGCCGGCCACCATCATCGCCGAGGCCGCGGCCGAGGCCGGGTCGCCGGTGACCCTGGCCCTCGAGGGCGGCGACCCGGTGGACGCCGGGTCGGCCCTGATGATCATGACCCTCGGCGCGGAGAAGGGCACCAAGGTGGTGGTGACCGCCGACGACCAGTCCACGCTGGACACGATCGTGAAGCTGGTCGAGAGCGACCTCGACGCCGAGTAA
- the hflX gene encoding GTPase HflX, producing MTESAAHMSPEIDEPPQSVDDWLDDHPQSAPTTGELQLSERASLQRVAGLSTELTDVTEVEYRQLRLERVVLVGVWTEGSAAAARANMVELAALAETAGSQVLEALIQRRGKPDPATYIGSGKAEELREVVLATGADTVICDGELTPAQLTALEKVVKVKVIDRTALILDIFAQHATSREGKAQVSLAQMEYMMPRLRGWGESMSRQAGGRAGSNGGVGLRGPGETKIETDRRRIRERMAKLRREIRGMKKARTTKRAARRRTEIPAITVAGYTNAGKSSLVNAMTGSGVLVQDALFATLDPTTRRATLDDGRAVVFTDTVGFVRHLPTQLVEAFRSTLEEVVDADLLLHVVDGSDPFPAEQIAAVRRVVNEIVAEEKADAPPEMLVINKIDAIDATRLTELRGALGADAVFVSARTGEGLPELFDRIREFVGRSDVELTIAVPFSRGDIISRIHREGEVLATDHHADGTTMRVRVPSAFAGELAPLTVDP from the coding sequence ATGACCGAATCAGCAGCACATATGTCCCCCGAGATCGACGAGCCGCCACAGTCCGTTGACGACTGGCTCGACGATCATCCCCAGTCCGCGCCGACCACCGGCGAACTCCAACTGTCCGAGCGTGCCTCTCTGCAGCGTGTCGCCGGTCTGTCCACCGAACTCACCGACGTCACCGAGGTCGAGTACCGGCAGCTTCGTCTTGAGCGGGTGGTGCTCGTCGGGGTGTGGACCGAGGGCAGCGCCGCCGCGGCGCGCGCCAACATGGTGGAACTCGCCGCGCTCGCCGAGACCGCCGGCTCGCAGGTCCTCGAAGCACTCATCCAGCGGCGCGGCAAACCCGACCCGGCCACCTACATCGGCTCGGGCAAGGCCGAGGAACTGCGCGAGGTGGTCCTGGCCACCGGAGCCGACACGGTGATCTGCGACGGTGAGCTCACACCCGCCCAACTGACCGCGCTGGAGAAGGTCGTCAAGGTGAAGGTGATCGACCGTACGGCCCTGATCCTGGACATCTTCGCTCAGCACGCCACGTCTCGGGAGGGTAAGGCGCAGGTGTCGCTGGCCCAGATGGAGTACATGATGCCGCGCCTGCGCGGCTGGGGTGAGTCCATGTCCCGGCAGGCCGGTGGTCGCGCGGGCAGCAACGGTGGGGTGGGCCTGCGCGGTCCGGGTGAGACCAAGATCGAGACCGACCGCAGGCGCATCCGCGAGCGAATGGCCAAGCTGCGCCGTGAGATCCGCGGGATGAAGAAGGCGCGCACCACCAAGCGCGCGGCCCGGCGTCGGACCGAGATCCCGGCGATCACCGTCGCCGGTTACACCAACGCGGGCAAGTCGAGTCTCGTCAACGCGATGACCGGTTCCGGTGTGCTCGTGCAGGATGCGCTGTTCGCGACGCTGGATCCCACGACGCGCCGCGCCACCCTCGACGACGGTCGCGCGGTGGTGTTCACCGACACCGTCGGGTTCGTGCGGCATCTGCCGACCCAGCTCGTCGAGGCGTTCCGGTCCACGCTCGAGGAGGTCGTCGACGCCGATCTGCTCCTGCATGTGGTCGACGGATCGGATCCGTTTCCCGCCGAACAGATCGCGGCCGTGCGCCGGGTGGTCAACGAGATCGTCGCCGAGGAGAAGGCCGACGCACCGCCGGAGATGCTGGTGATCAACAAGATCGACGCGATCGACGCCACGCGGCTCACCGAGTTGCGTGGTGCGCTCGGCGCCGACGCGGTCTTCGTCTCCGCGCGCACCGGTGAGGGACTGCCGGAATTGTTCGATCGAATCCGCGAGTTCGTCGGCCGATCCGACGTGGAACTGACCATCGCCGTGCCCTTTTCGCGCGGCGACATCATCTCGCGCATCCACCGGGAGGGTGAGGTCCTCGCCACCGACCATCACGCGGACGGCACCACGATGCGGGTTCGCGTGCCGTCGGCCTTCGCCGGCGAATTGGCACCACTGACCGTCGACCCCTGA